The following nucleotide sequence is from Anaerolineales bacterium.
CACACCCGCAGCATCAGGGCCGCATCGGCAACGTCACGGGCGACGGGTCCCGGACAGTCCAGCGATGAAGCGAAGGCAATCAGCCCGTAGCGCGAGACGCGGCCATAGGTCGGCTTGAGCCCGACCACGCCGCAGAAGGCGGCCGGCTGGCGGATCGACCCGGCCGTGTCCGTGCCTAGCGACAGGACCGCCTCCCCGGCCGCCACGGCTGCGGCGCTGCCGCCGGAGGAGCCGCCTGGCACACAGGCTGGGTCCCAGGGATTGCGCGGCGAAGGCTGGAAGGCGGAGGACTCGCTAGAGGAGCCGAAGGTGAACTCATCCAGGTTGACCTTGCCAACCGTCACCGCCCCGGCCGCTTCCAGCCGATCGACCGGCGTTGCCGTGTACGGTGAGACGAAGGTCTCCAAGATCCGTGAGCCAGCGGTCGAGGGGGTGCCACGAACGCAGAAGATGTCTTTGACGGCCAGCGGAACTCCGGCCAATGGGCCCGGATCCTTGCCGGCCGCCACCTGGCGGTCGACGGCCTGGGCCTGCTGTCTCGCCCGCTCGGTGATCAGGGTGATGAACGCATGCACTTTGGATTCGTCCTCGGCCAGCGGCGCTTCGGCCGAGGTCGAGCCCGGGCGGCCATCCACCCGGCGAATCCGTTCGAGCGCCGAGTCGAGCACGTCCATCGCCCGAATCTCGCCGCTGCGGACGCGGCGGGAGATCTCAAGCGCCGAGAGGTCGCAGAGGTCGGAGGTCATTCCAGCTCCGTGTGCGGAATGTCGGGGACGACAATGTACCGGCCTTCGGTCTCCGGTGCCTGGGCCAGGATGTCATCCGCCAGCCCCGAAGGCTGCACCCGGTCCTCCCGCGGCGGCTGGCTGATAGCGGGGGTGTAGGGGACACCATGCGAAGTGATCGCCGTCTCGGCATCCAGGGTGATGGCCTCGAGCTCACGGATCGCCTTGAGCTGACTGTTCAGCTCCCGACGCAGGTACTCGGCTTCCTTTGCCTCCAGCTCGAGGGCGGCCAGGCCGACCAGGTGCTGGAAGATCTCGGGTGATATCCCCTCGGTCATGGACGCCTCGCCTGCAGAAAGGGAATGGGAGTTGCATTCTACCTCGGGGGCCCAGGCGAGGAAATCCCGCCTGCACTATACTCAAGCGAGACGGCACACATTGGAGGAAGCCATGGCCATTGATACCGGTTCCTCCCTGGGCCCCTCGCTCGAACTCAGCCCTGGCCACGAGATGATCCGCCAGACGGCGCGCGACTTCGCCCAGCGCGAGATCGCGCCTATTGCTGCCGAACACGACGAGAGCGGCGTGTTCCCGTCCGCCACGATTCGCAAGATGGGGGAAATGGGCTTCATGGGGATCGAGGTCGACGAAGCCTATGGCGGCGCCGAGTTGGATACCCTCGCCTACGCGCTGGCGCTGGAGGAGATCTGCAAGGTTGACGCCGCCCACGGCACCGTGATGTCGGTTAACAACTCGCTGTTCTGCTACCCGCTGCTGCGCTTCGGCACGGAGGAGCAGAAGCAGCGCTTCCTTCCGCCTGTGGCCTCTGGCGCCGTAATCGGCGCCTACTCGCTCACCGAGCCGATGTCGGGATCGGACGCCGGCAGCATGCGCTCACGCGCCGAACGTCACGGCGAACACTACCGGCTCAACGGGCGCAAATCCTGGGTCACCAGCGGATCGGTGGCAGGCTCAATCATTGTGTTCATGATGACGGACCCAGTGCAGAAGCAGAAAGGGATCACGGCCTTCCTGGTCGATCCACGCCTGCCCGGTTTCAGTCTGGGCAAGACCGAACCCAAGCTGGGCATCCGCGCCTCCGCTACCTGCGAGATCGTGTTCGAGGACTACCCCTGCCCGGTGGAGAACCGCCTGGGGAATGAAGGGGATGGGTTCAAGATCGCCATGACCGTCCTGGATGCCGGCCGGATCGGGATCGCCGCTCAGTCGCTCGGCATCGCCGGAGCCGCCTACCAGGCCAGCCTGGAGTACGCCCGCCAACGCGAGTCCTTCGGCCAGAAGATCGGCCAGCACCAAGGCGTCGGGTTCAAACTGGCCGACATGAAGACCCGGCTGGAGGCCAGCCGCCTGCTGGTCTATCAGGCGGCCTTGGCCAAGCAGGCCTCCAAGACCACCGGCCAGCGCTTCACGCTGGAAGCCTCGATGGCCAAGCTGTTCGCCTCCGAGACCGCCATGTTCTGCGCCCACGCCGCCGTCCAGATCCATGCTGGGATGGGGTACTCGAAGGAACTCCCGATCGAGCGCTACTTCCGCGACGCCAAGATCACCGAGATCTATGAGGGCACCAGCGAGATCCAACGCCTGGTGATCTCCCGCCTCGAACTCGGGCTGCGCTAGCCGGCTAAGCGGTCCCGGGTCGACCGCGGCAGAACCGCAGTCCGAATGGCGAGCTGGTCCAGACCGCAAGCCCCCCACCACAACAGTAGGCGCGCCCTGGCTCCTCGCCGTTATCCCAAGCACGATCTGCGAATGCAGGGCGATGCTCATTCGTCCGCAAACTCGGGTCAGGATAGAATTCGGTCGGGCGCGGACCTCGCCCGTGGGGTCTGGGCCTGGAACTTGATCGTCATTCCGCTGGGAGGTGTCATGCGTTTTCTACCTGCCGCAATACTTCTCGGAGTCAGCTTGGTCGGCTGCCGGCCGGCGTCGACGGGCCCGCTTGAGGTCGGCGACCCAGCGCCTTCGTTCTCGCTGCCTGCGGTCGGCGGAGGGCAGGTGGCACTGGCGGACTATGCCGGTGTCAGCCCTGTCCTGCTATTCTTCCACATGGCGGTTGGTTGACCGCCCTGCATGCAGCAGGTCGTTGACCTGCAGAATAATGCCGACTACCAGGCCCTTGGCGTTCCTGTCCTGAGCATCGCCTTCGACCCGGTGGAAGAGATGTCACCGGAGGCGCAGGCGCTGGGGATCACCACAGTGCCGATGCTGAGCGATGCCGACCACACGGTGTCCGAGGCCTATGGTGTTCTGCAGTGGGCGGTCAAGACGGGAGAACCGGGCCACACATTCGTCCTAGTCGACCAGGATGGGCGGATCGCATGGATCCAAGATTACGGGGCTGCGGAGAACCGCGGCGTCATGTATGTGCCCGTCGAGGAACTCACTCAACGCCTGCTCGAGGCTTTGCCCTAGGCCAGGGCGCCGCTGGCTGAGGATCTGCCGAGAACCAACCCGCCATGCCCACCAAGAGCCAAACCCGGCAGCCCGCGAAAGGTGACAAGCCCCGCAAGAAGCCGAAGCGGCCGCCAAGCCCTGCCGAAGCCGCACCGGCTGATGCCGGAGCCGAGATCCCCTTCAAGGAAGGGGGACCGGGTGAGGCTGAAACCATTCGACTGGGGATCACCATCCGCCCGGGGACCCGGCTGCGCCTGACGCTCGAGGCCGCGGAGCCCGGCGAGCCGCCACGCCTCATCTACCAGCACACTGTTGGCGAATCCCGCCCCGCTGGGACACCCCCCACCGCGCCACCCGCCTCGCCCCCATCTCCCGCTCAGCCGCCTCCAACGCCAACCGCGTGGCGAATCCAATGGCCTGAGCTTCGACGCCGCTTTGGCCTGTGGTGGCAACGCACATCCGCCGACATGCAGGCAGGGCCGTTGCCCCTCGGGGTCGAGATCGCCCTGGTCACCGCCTCGCTCCTGGTCTACCTTGCCGTGCGCCTGTATCGCATCTCCGACTATCCGATCTACTTCTTCACCGATGAAGCCGTACAGACCGTCCTGGCGGCGGACTTCGTGCGAGACGGATTCCGGGATTTCCTGGGCAACACCTGGCCGACGTACTTCCAGAACGTCTACCGCTTCAACCTGAGTTTGTCGGTCTACGCCCAGGTGCTTCCCTACATTCTGTTCGGCAAGTCCGTCTTTACCACCCGGGCAACCGCGGCAGTGCTTACCCTTCCCGGCGCCATCGCCGTGGGTTGGGCGTTGCGAGACTTCTTCCGACT
It contains:
- a CDS encoding acyl-CoA dehydrogenase family protein; the encoded protein is MAIDTGSSLGPSLELSPGHEMIRQTARDFAQREIAPIAAEHDESGVFPSATIRKMGEMGFMGIEVDEAYGGAELDTLAYALALEEICKVDAAHGTVMSVNNSLFCYPLLRFGTEEQKQRFLPPVASGAVIGAYSLTEPMSGSDAGSMRSRAERHGEHYRLNGRKSWVTSGSVAGSIIVFMMTDPVQKQKGITAFLVDPRLPGFSLGKTEPKLGIRASATCEIVFEDYPCPVENRLGNEGDGFKIAMTVLDAGRIGIAAQSLGIAGAAYQASLEYARQRESFGQKIGQHQGVGFKLADMKTRLEASRLLVYQAALAKQASKTTGQRFTLEASMAKLFASETAMFCAHAAVQIHAGMGYSKELPIERYFRDAKITEIYEGTSEIQRLVISRLELGLR
- a CDS encoding aspartyl/glutamyl-tRNA amidotransferase subunit C, which produces MTEGISPEIFQHLVGLAALELEAKEAEYLRRELNSQLKAIRELEAITLDAETAITSHGVPYTPAISQPPREDRVQPSGLADDILAQAPETEGRYIVVPDIPHTELE
- a CDS encoding peroxiredoxin family protein, producing the protein MRFLPAAILLGVSLVGCRPASTGPLEVGDPAPSFSLPAVGGGQVALADYAGVSPVLLFFHMAVGUPPCMQQVVDLQNNADYQALGVPVLSIAFDPVEEMSPEAQALGITTVPMLSDADHTVSEAYGVLQWAVKTGEPGHTFVLVDQDGRIAWIQDYGAAENRGVMYVPVEELTQRLLEALP